One window of Phycisphaeraceae bacterium genomic DNA carries:
- a CDS encoding ABC-F family ATP-binding cassette domain-containing protein, whose protein sequence is MAVLLTAQNLAKTFGAKTLFEGIGLSVHERERLALIGPNGSGKSTLLRILAGDNIADEGAVTVRKGVRAAYVPQRDNFSEGATVHSAVADALKADMAAGTLAHLHDDHEADLAADLVLDRAGFIDLSQPVSSLSGGQRKRLAISREIAKEPDILLLDEPTNHLDVEGIEWLEGVLRSGSFASIVVTHDREFLETIATRIAELSRQYPQGLFTINGNYSEFLRRKQEFLDGQARQEQALANQVREDLRWLGRGAQARRTKSKSRIDASYQRMDELADLRARNAAPRATAIDWESTGRMTQKLVVARAITKSLGGKRLFTDLDLILSPENVLGLLGPNGSGKSTLIRVLTGELEPDPPTPEAIRADADAVNLPPGLPAPGTIKRADKLRTVIFSQHRTEIDLGITLAEALSPHADAVIYRGASLHINTWARKFLFTTQQLKQPVRALSGGEQARIHIARLMLEPADVLVLDEPTNDLDIPSLEVLEESLEDFPGAVVLVTHDRAMLARLSTHIVALDGKGNARHFTEYSQWERAHAAERTAIKAEARAAATQNATVEAAATSAPAVPSKKKLSYKEQRELAEIEPEIQRTEQLAADLEKQMNDPAVIADYKKFEDVSRAFAAAQAKVTTLFERWQELDSRQ, encoded by the coding sequence ATGGCCGTTCTTCTCACCGCACAGAATCTCGCCAAGACCTTCGGAGCCAAGACGCTCTTCGAGGGCATCGGCCTTTCGGTGCACGAGCGCGAGCGGCTCGCCCTGATCGGGCCCAACGGTTCCGGTAAGTCCACGCTGCTGCGGATTCTCGCGGGCGACAACATCGCGGATGAAGGCGCGGTCACGGTCCGCAAGGGAGTGCGTGCCGCGTATGTGCCGCAGCGGGATAATTTCAGCGAAGGCGCGACGGTCCACTCCGCCGTCGCCGATGCGCTCAAGGCGGACATGGCCGCCGGAACACTCGCGCACCTGCACGATGACCACGAAGCCGATCTCGCGGCAGACCTCGTTCTCGATCGCGCCGGTTTCATCGATCTCTCGCAGCCAGTCTCTTCGCTCTCCGGCGGGCAGCGCAAGCGCCTCGCGATCTCGCGCGAGATCGCGAAAGAGCCCGATATTCTCCTCCTCGATGAACCGACCAACCACCTCGATGTCGAGGGGATCGAGTGGCTCGAGGGCGTCTTGCGAAGCGGGTCGTTCGCCAGTATCGTCGTCACGCACGACCGCGAGTTTCTCGAAACCATCGCGACGCGGATCGCCGAATTGTCGCGTCAATATCCGCAAGGCCTCTTCACGATCAATGGGAACTACAGCGAGTTTCTCCGGCGCAAGCAGGAGTTTCTCGACGGACAGGCGAGACAGGAACAGGCGCTCGCGAATCAGGTGCGTGAAGACCTGCGCTGGCTTGGGCGCGGCGCGCAGGCCCGAAGAACCAAGTCCAAAAGCCGCATCGACGCGTCGTACCAGCGGATGGATGAACTCGCCGATCTGCGCGCCCGCAACGCCGCCCCGCGCGCAACCGCGATCGACTGGGAATCGACCGGGCGGATGACGCAGAAACTGGTCGTCGCCCGCGCGATCACGAAATCGCTGGGGGGCAAGCGCCTCTTCACCGATCTCGATCTGATTCTGTCGCCAGAGAACGTGCTCGGCCTGCTCGGCCCCAACGGCTCGGGGAAATCCACGCTCATCAGAGTTCTCACGGGCGAACTCGAGCCCGATCCGCCGACGCCCGAAGCGATCAGGGCCGACGCGGATGCCGTAAATCTGCCTCCCGGCCTCCCCGCGCCCGGGACGATCAAGCGCGCCGACAAGTTGCGGACGGTCATCTTTTCGCAGCATCGAACCGAGATCGACCTCGGCATCACGCTCGCCGAGGCGCTCAGCCCGCACGCCGACGCGGTGATCTATCGCGGCGCCTCGCTCCACATCAACACCTGGGCGCGCAAGTTCCTCTTCACGACGCAGCAACTCAAACAGCCCGTTCGTGCACTTTCGGGCGGAGAACAGGCACGCATCCACATCGCGCGCCTGATGCTCGAACCGGCCGACGTGCTCGTGCTCGACGAACCGACCAACGACCTCGATATTCCTTCCCTGGAAGTGCTCGAAGAAAGCCTCGAAGATTTCCCGGGCGCAGTCGTGCTCGTGACGCACGATCGCGCCATGCTCGCGCGCCTCTCGACGCACATCGTCGCGCTCGACGGGAAGGGCAACGCCCGCCACTTCACCGAGTATTCGCAGTGGGAGCGGGCGCACGCCGCGGAAAGAACGGCAATCAAAGCCGAAGCACGGGCCGCGGCGACTCAGAACGCCACTGTTGAAGCAGCCGCAACTTCCGCTCCGGCCGTGCCCTCAAAGAAAAAACTCAGCTACAAAGAACAGCGCGAGCTTGCGGAGATCGAACCCGAAATCCAGCGCACCGAACAACTCGCGGCCGACCTCGAAAAGCAGATGAACGACCCGGCCGTCATCGCCGACTACAAGAAATTCGAAGATGTCTCGCGCGCGTTCGCGGCGGCGCAAGCGAAGGTGACGACGCTTTTCGAACGCTGGCAGGAACTGGACTCACGCCAGTAG
- the yidD gene encoding membrane protein insertion efficiency factor YidD: protein MNPPASDIPLVSRLAAVPLLVLIRLYQWTLSPFLGGQCRYWPTCSHYGVEALKTHGGFKGGWLTLKRLLRCHPFAKGGYDPVPPPENSLPL from the coding sequence ATGAACCCGCCGGCAAGCGACATTCCGCTGGTTTCGAGGCTCGCGGCGGTTCCGTTGCTGGTGCTCATTCGTCTGTACCAATGGACTCTTTCTCCGTTTCTTGGCGGGCAGTGCCGCTATTGGCCGACCTGCTCGCACTATGGCGTCGAAGCTCTCAAGACGCACGGGGGATTCAAAGGTGGTTGGCTCACGTTGAAACGGCTGCTGCGCTGCCACCCGTTTGCGAAGGGGGGATACGACCCGGTGCCGCCACCCGAGAATTCCCTTCCGTTGTGA
- a CDS encoding DUF1634 domain-containing protein has protein sequence MTDATNNAAGSAAQKPASGGAPLHKHDLEASLATLLTAGTALAAVVLCIGGAVYLSADYGKKLDFRTFEPSAHGSVFSVFQSAFRLDGAALMQLGVVLLILTPVARVFFTLVAFLFRRDWMYVVVTVIVLSVLIYGLLGSAQLH, from the coding sequence ATGACGGATGCGACGAACAACGCTGCAGGATCGGCCGCGCAGAAACCGGCGAGCGGCGGCGCACCGCTGCACAAGCACGATCTCGAGGCCTCGCTCGCGACGCTGCTCACAGCCGGAACTGCGCTCGCGGCGGTCGTGCTCTGCATCGGCGGGGCGGTCTATCTGAGCGCGGACTACGGGAAGAAACTGGACTTCCGCACGTTCGAGCCGTCGGCGCACGGCAGCGTTTTCTCGGTGTTCCAAAGCGCTTTCCGGCTTGACGGCGCGGCACTCATGCAGCTCGGCGTCGTGCTGCTGATTCTGACTCCGGTGGCGCGGGTGTTCTTCACGCTGGTGGCGTTTTTATTTCGGCGCGATTGGATGTACGTCGTGGTGACGGTCATCGTGCTGAGCGTGCTGATCTACGGCCTGCTCGGAAGTGCACAATTGCACTAG
- a CDS encoding beta-ketoacyl-[acyl-carrier-protein] synthase family protein: MSKRVVITGMGWVTPLGSDVDSVWSRLLKGDSGIGRVSHFDASTCATNFASEVKDFELARFVEDVAPHEMASIGTHYALGAASQAWKQSGLAGAGVNRRRFGIYLGSGEGQLDYDNFLASNLAGWRVDARTVDGGDWAKRALSSMTAVRETEQEPNLAMSHVAAEFGCRGPAFNCMTACAASTQAIGEAFEIIRHGDADVMFAGGSHSMIHLLGMTGFIRLTAMSQRRDNPQSAARPFDQTRDGFVMGEGAGMIILESLEHARKRGAKIIAELAGYGSTADAFRITDIQPDGRGATGAMAQALKQAGVSPRETGADGRPPVHYISAHGTGTKENDKIETAAVKTLFGPLAPKIPFSSVKSMLGHLIQAAGAVELITCIKAIETGIVPPTMNLKTPDPACDLDYVPNAARDLNDQGGVDLCLSNSFGFGGQNDTVAVRKFRD, from the coding sequence ATGAGCAAGCGTGTTGTCATCACCGGGATGGGTTGGGTCACGCCGCTGGGAAGCGATGTGGATTCGGTCTGGTCGCGCCTGCTCAAAGGCGACAGCGGCATCGGCCGCGTTTCGCACTTTGATGCGAGCACCTGCGCGACCAACTTCGCTTCGGAAGTGAAGGACTTCGAGCTCGCGCGGTTCGTCGAAGACGTTGCGCCGCACGAGATGGCGAGCATCGGCACGCACTACGCGCTCGGCGCCGCGTCGCAGGCGTGGAAGCAATCGGGCCTTGCGGGCGCGGGCGTCAACCGCCGGCGCTTCGGCATCTATCTCGGTTCGGGTGAGGGCCAGCTCGACTACGACAATTTTCTTGCGTCCAATCTCGCGGGGTGGAGGGTCGATGCGCGAACGGTCGACGGCGGCGATTGGGCCAAGCGCGCTCTCTCGTCGATGACGGCCGTGCGCGAGACGGAGCAGGAGCCGAACCTGGCGATGAGCCACGTCGCGGCAGAATTCGGCTGCCGGGGCCCGGCGTTCAACTGCATGACCGCGTGTGCCGCGAGCACGCAGGCGATCGGCGAAGCGTTCGAGATCATCCGGCACGGCGACGCCGACGTGATGTTCGCGGGCGGCAGCCACTCAATGATCCACCTGCTCGGGATGACGGGCTTCATCCGCCTCACTGCGATGAGCCAGCGCCGCGACAACCCCCAGAGCGCCGCTCGCCCGTTCGATCAGACGCGCGACGGTTTCGTGATGGGCGAGGGCGCGGGGATGATCATCCTCGAATCGCTTGAACACGCCAGGAAGCGCGGCGCGAAGATCATCGCCGAACTCGCCGGTTACGGCAGCACGGCGGACGCTTTTCGGATCACCGATATCCAGCCCGACGGACGCGGCGCGACGGGCGCGATGGCGCAGGCGCTCAAGCAGGCGGGCGTTTCGCCCCGCGAAACCGGCGCCGACGGCCGGCCACCGGTGCACTACATCTCGGCGCACGGCACCGGCACGAAAGAAAACGACAAGATCGAGACCGCGGCGGTGAAAACCCTCTTCGGCCCGCTCGCGCCGAAGATCCCGTTCAGCAGCGTCAAGAGCATGCTGGGGCATCTCATCCAGGCCGCGGGCGCGGTCGAACTCATCACCTGCATCAAGGCGATCGAAACCGGGATTGTGCCCCCGACGATGAATCTCAAAACGCCCGATCCCGCGTGCGATCTCGATTACGTGCCCAACGCGGCACGCGACCTGAACGATCAGGGCGGCGTCGATCTGTGCCTGAGCAATTCGTTCGGCTTCGGCGGGCAGAACGACACGGTGGCGGTGCGGAAGTTCCGCGACTGA
- a CDS encoding GxxExxY protein, with amino-acid sequence MSDYRNDGRGESRGYGGRGRSGHGGGHSGHGGGRDGGQRRGIPLSELDPTLTSISHKVIGCARDVHIALGGGYDESTYMTALQQEMRAQGVNFKHNHSIAVKYKDQVVGHSICDLFIEDRFIVDVMARYGEVSGAERSVLRAQLKAADLELGLIINFAGRLLKDGLVRVLNVDKINAAKGIAPGTYEGGEGGHGDDSQMYDFDEKA; translated from the coding sequence ATGAGCGACTACAGAAACGACGGACGGGGTGAATCGCGCGGCTACGGCGGTCGCGGCCGAAGCGGACATGGCGGAGGACATTCCGGACATGGTGGCGGGCGCGACGGCGGGCAACGCCGCGGCATCCCGCTCTCGGAACTCGATCCGACCCTGACTTCGATCAGCCACAAGGTGATCGGCTGCGCCCGCGACGTGCACATCGCGCTCGGCGGCGGCTACGACGAATCGACGTACATGACCGCGCTGCAGCAGGAGATGCGGGCGCAGGGCGTGAACTTCAAACACAATCACTCGATCGCTGTGAAGTACAAGGACCAGGTGGTCGGCCACTCGATCTGCGATCTGTTCATCGAAGATCGATTCATCGTCGATGTGATGGCGCGCTACGGCGAAGTGTCGGGCGCCGAGCGGTCGGTGCTCCGAGCGCAACTCAAGGCGGCGGATCTCGAACTCGGGCTGATCATCAACTTCGCGGGCCGGTTGCTGAAAGACGGGCTCGTGCGCGTGCTCAATGTGGACAAGATCAACGCCGCGAAGGGGATCGCGCCGGGCACGTACGAGGGCGGCGAAGGCGGTCACGGCGATGATTCGCAGATGTACGACTTCGATGAAAAGGCTTAG
- the rnpA gene encoding ribonuclease P protein component, with protein MAAGAAKLLFRPKHRLTHRRQFEAVHAARMKTPSGPLVVHSRRNGLPHPRLGMSIGRAFGGAVERNRLKRCLREAFRLMQHDVPSSEEFGSYDLLVTARRHEDSGLAKYSTWLSDAISRLDREWRKREARSG; from the coding sequence ATGGCAGCCGGCGCGGCGAAACTTCTCTTTCGGCCCAAGCACCGGCTGACGCATCGCCGCCAGTTCGAGGCCGTGCACGCCGCTCGGATGAAGACTCCGAGCGGACCGCTTGTCGTGCATTCGCGACGGAATGGCTTGCCCCACCCGCGCTTGGGCATGTCGATCGGACGGGCCTTTGGGGGCGCCGTGGAGCGCAATCGACTGAAGCGCTGCCTGCGCGAGGCGTTTCGCCTCATGCAGCATGACGTGCCAAGTTCTGAAGAATTCGGGAGTTACGATCTGCTCGTGACGGCCCGGCGCCACGAAGACTCAGGGCTCGCGAAGTATTCCACTTGGCTTTCTGATGCGATCTCACGCCTCGATCGCGAGTGGCGCAAACGAGAGGCACGATCGGGATGA